In Bacteroidia bacterium, one genomic interval encodes:
- a CDS encoding DUF1343 domain-containing protein, whose product MLLKRWIVLLSIIISYQSTAQMVDSVITGAEQTKSYLPLISDKNVAVVANQTSIVGQTHLVDMLLSKHIKIKKIFTPEHGFRGIAEAGENIESGKDKRTGLPIISLYGNHKKPTIDDLNDIDIVLFDLQDVGTRFYTYSSTLQYVMEACAENKKKLIVLDRPNPNGYYVDGPVLEPAYKSFVGLNPIPVVHGLTMGEYAQMLNGEGWLASKEQCDVTVISMKGYTHETRYKLPVNPSPNLPNMTAVYLYPSLCFFEGTIVSIGRGTAYPFQVVGYPGFTEGPFEFTPKKNPEMKLPPLYENQKCNGFDLRDFGNFYIPSLKKLYLFWIKNIYDNYQQKDKFFNDYFDKLAGTDKLRKQIVAGFTEDQIRRTWEESLKAYKVIRKKYLLYPDFE is encoded by the coding sequence ATGCTTTTGAAGCGTTGGATAGTCTTACTATCAATTATTATCAGCTATCAAAGCACTGCTCAAATGGTTGACAGTGTAATTACCGGTGCGGAGCAAACCAAAAGTTACCTGCCGCTCATCAGTGATAAGAATGTTGCTGTAGTTGCAAATCAGACAAGTATTGTTGGTCAAACACATTTGGTGGATATGCTACTTTCCAAGCATATTAAAATCAAGAAAATATTCACTCCTGAACATGGCTTTCGCGGCATTGCAGAAGCAGGAGAAAACATTGAATCGGGAAAAGATAAAAGAACTGGCTTACCCATTATTTCACTTTATGGTAATCATAAAAAACCCACTATTGATGATTTAAATGATATTGACATTGTCCTATTCGACTTGCAGGATGTAGGCACACGTTTTTATACATACAGTTCAACATTACAATATGTGATGGAAGCATGTGCAGAAAACAAAAAGAAACTGATTGTTTTAGACAGACCCAATCCTAACGGTTATTATGTTGATGGCCCGGTGCTTGAACCTGCATACAAATCTTTTGTCGGTCTAAACCCAATACCTGTAGTTCATGGTCTTACAATGGGTGAATATGCGCAAATGCTGAATGGCGAAGGATGGCTTGCCAGTAAAGAGCAGTGTGATGTTACAGTTATCAGCATGAAAGGCTATACGCATGAAACAAGATATAAACTGCCTGTTAATCCTTCGCCTAATTTACCAAACATGACAGCTGTTTATCTGTATCCTTCATTGTGCTTTTTTGAAGGAACCATTGTGAGCATTGGTCGCGGAACTGCATATCCGTTTCAGGTTGTTGGTTACCCCGGTTTCACGGAAGGCCCATTTGAATTTACACCTAAAAAAAATCCGGAAATGAAACTACCCCCACTCTATGAAAATCAAAAGTGCAATGGTTTTGACCTGCGTGATTTTGGAAATTTTTATATTCCATCACTGAAAAAACTCTACTTGTTTTGGATTAAAAATATTTACGACAACTATCAACAGAAAGATAAATTTTTTAACGATTACTTCGACAAACTTGCCGGCACTGACAAATTACGTAAGCAGATTGTGGCAGGCTTCACCGAAGATCAAATAAGACGAACCTGGGAAGAAAGTTTGAAGGCATATAAAGTTATTCGCAAAAAATATTTACTCTATCCCGATTTTGAATAA
- a CDS encoding bifunctional riboflavin kinase/FAD synthetase → MKIYNHIDQFEKVSNAVITLGTFDGVHLGHKVIIERLKKIAGEVNGQVVVLTFFPHPRMVLFPDDHGIQLLNTIAERTMLMEKAGINHLIIHPFSKEFSRMSSTEFVRDILVNKLGVKKLIIGYDHHFGRNREGSYTDLEELAPVYNFSVERIHEQLVNDVAVSSTKIRNSLLAGDVATAREFLGYDYELTGAVVHGKKLGHSLGFPTANLHIREDYKLIPSNGVYAARTLVRGQWIDGVMSIGNRPTFDNGLRSIEVNLFDFNSDIYGEKITICMSEFIRNEQKFENSTALIEAMKADKLAAIKLLS, encoded by the coding sequence TTGAAAATATATAACCATATAGACCAATTTGAAAAGGTCAGCAATGCCGTAATAACCCTTGGCACATTTGATGGTGTGCATCTCGGACATAAAGTGATTATTGAAAGGCTGAAAAAAATTGCCGGTGAGGTAAACGGGCAGGTTGTAGTACTCACCTTTTTTCCGCATCCACGAATGGTTTTATTTCCTGACGACCATGGAATTCAGCTGCTGAATACAATAGCAGAGCGAACCATGTTGATGGAAAAAGCAGGTATTAATCATCTCATCATCCATCCGTTTTCGAAAGAATTTTCAAGAATGAGCTCCACCGAATTTGTACGTGATATATTAGTCAACAAACTGGGTGTAAAAAAATTAATCATCGGCTACGACCATCATTTTGGACGTAACAGAGAAGGTTCTTATACCGATTTGGAAGAACTGGCACCGGTTTACAATTTTTCTGTTGAAAGAATACATGAACAACTGGTAAATGATGTTGCAGTAAGTTCAACAAAAATCAGAAACTCTTTACTTGCAGGCGATGTGGCAACTGCCCGTGAGTTTTTAGGATATGATTATGAGTTGACCGGAGCTGTAGTTCATGGCAAAAAATTAGGTCACAGCCTTGGGTTTCCAACGGCCAACCTCCACATACGTGAAGATTACAAGTTAATCCCTTCAAATGGAGTTTATGCAGCCCGAACCTTGGTTCGTGGTCAATGGATTGATGGGGTGATGAGTATTGGAAACAGGCCTACCTTCGACAATGGATTACGCTCCATAGAGGTTAATTTATTCGATTTTAATTCTGATATTTACGGAGAGAAGATTACCATTTGTATGTCAGAATTTATACGTAATGAGCAAAAATTTGAAAACAGTACAGCACTGATTGAGGCCATGAAGGCAGATAAATTAGCTGCGATTAAACTTTTATCCTGA
- a CDS encoding leucine-rich repeat domain-containing protein: protein MKRNFVILLILLITATAHGQELWDDAEIDSMPVFRSLNAAMQNPDSVFRLDLSKQKLKEIPSQVFELTQLRELNVSRNHLTELPEQIYKLNNLQRLYANNNKLTALPQRIGTLKNLQTLTLDRNRIEALPPEIGMLHNLEVLNLWDNELSDIPDEIRSLSSVLKKLELRGILFNEEQQKRVHDLLPYTTIYFSPACNCKQ, encoded by the coding sequence ATGAAACGCAATTTCGTCATACTACTGATTTTGCTGATAACAGCTACTGCTCATGGACAAGAGTTGTGGGACGATGCTGAAATCGATTCAATGCCAGTATTTCGTTCATTGAATGCTGCAATGCAAAATCCGGATTCGGTATTCAGACTTGACCTGTCAAAACAAAAGTTAAAAGAGATACCTTCACAAGTATTTGAACTTACACAACTACGGGAGCTAAATGTCAGCAGAAATCATTTAACTGAATTGCCCGAACAAATTTACAAGCTGAACAACCTGCAACGTTTGTATGCAAACAACAACAAACTCACTGCTTTACCACAGCGCATAGGTACACTTAAAAATCTTCAGACTTTGACACTCGACCGCAATCGTATTGAGGCTCTGCCTCCTGAAATAGGTATGCTTCATAATCTTGAGGTTTTAAACCTCTGGGATAATGAACTGTCTGATATTCCTGATGAAATCAGAAGCCTTTCAAGTGTATTGAAAAAATTAGAGCTTCGTGGAATACTTTTTAACGAAGAGCAACAAAAAAGAGTCCACGACTTATTGCCTTATACAACTATCTATTTTTCGCCTGCCTGCAATTGTAAACAATAA
- a CDS encoding GNAT family N-acetyltransferase: MLQTADIKLRACEPNDLPLMYQWENNSDYWLLSDTTKPFSNYTISEFLKQDQNDIFTTRQQRFVIELLNPIKQIGFIDLYQFEPVHRRAGVGILIGDLSEQKKGYAAQSIECLKNYANTVLNMHQLYCYIQVSNKSSLSLFQKAGFKECGSLKDWLINKNESQDVLMLQYIF, encoded by the coding sequence ATGTTACAAACAGCAGATATAAAGCTTCGTGCCTGCGAGCCTAACGACCTGCCACTGATGTATCAGTGGGAAAACAACTCGGACTACTGGCTGCTGAGTGACACCACAAAACCATTTTCAAATTACACCATTTCTGAATTTCTCAAACAAGATCAGAATGACATTTTTACAACACGCCAGCAACGTTTTGTAATTGAATTGCTCAACCCTATTAAACAAATTGGTTTTATAGACCTGTATCAGTTTGAGCCTGTCCACAGGAGAGCAGGTGTAGGCATTCTAATCGGTGATCTAAGCGAACAAAAAAAGGGCTATGCCGCACAAAGTATTGAATGTTTAAAAAACTATGCAAATACTGTATTAAACATGCATCAGCTTTACTGTTACATTCAGGTCTCGAACAAAAGTTCATTATCACTCTTTCAGAAAGCAGGATTTAAAGAATGTGGGTCATTGAAAGATTGGCTCATTAACAAGAATGAGTCGCAAGATGTATTAATGCTCCAGTATATATTCTGA
- a CDS encoding nucleoside triphosphate pyrophosphohydrolase family protein, with product MQTLTETINKVKEFHATFGLQYFENPQAVIDKNIIELRHKLMQEENDEYLEAALENNLVQIADALGDKLYILCGTIIAHGLQHKIIEVFNEIHRSNMSKLDSNGKPIYREDGKILKGENYFLPDIKSVLAK from the coding sequence ATGCAAACACTAACAGAAACTATTAATAAGGTAAAAGAGTTTCATGCAACTTTTGGACTTCAATATTTTGAAAATCCACAAGCTGTAATAGATAAAAATATTATCGAGCTCCGGCATAAGTTAATGCAGGAAGAAAATGACGAGTATTTGGAAGCAGCTTTGGAAAACAATCTGGTACAAATTGCCGATGCTTTGGGCGACAAACTTTATATCTTATGCGGAACCATCATTGCTCATGGGCTACAGCATAAAATCATTGAGGTATTTAATGAAATACATCGTAGCAACATGAGCAAACTCGACAGTAATGGCAAGCCCATCTATCGTGAGGACGGAAAAATTTTAAAAGGTGAGAATTATTTTCTCCCTGATATTAAATCGGTTTTAGCGAAGTGA
- a CDS encoding glycosyltransferase family 2 protein, protein MIEKLSIIIPVFNEAQTIEQVLEKVKSVKLIHNISKQVIIIDDHSKDNSLEVIRKFASKNSDLISEVISLKENKGKGFAVRTGISFATGNYIIIQDADVELNPEDYNVLIQASVKTNAQVVYGSRFLKRQKFPIPIKTVIANKILSAVTSVLVGKKITDMETCYKLIDRSLLQDLQLKENRFGFEPEITLKLLRKRHIRYVEVPVSYKARSKHMGKKIGLTDGLRALYCLIRYRLS, encoded by the coding sequence GTGATAGAAAAACTGAGTATCATCATTCCCGTTTTTAACGAAGCCCAAACCATTGAACAGGTTCTTGAAAAAGTTAAATCGGTAAAACTCATTCATAACATCTCCAAACAGGTTATCATCATTGACGATCATTCAAAAGACAACAGTTTAGAGGTTATCAGAAAATTTGCCAGCAAAAACAGCGACCTGATTTCTGAAGTGATTTCTTTAAAAGAAAATAAAGGAAAGGGGTTTGCAGTACGAACAGGCATATCGTTTGCAACAGGTAATTACATCATCATTCAGGATGCTGATGTTGAGTTAAATCCGGAAGACTACAATGTGTTAATTCAGGCTTCTGTTAAAACAAATGCTCAAGTTGTTTATGGCTCGCGTTTTTTAAAAAGACAAAAATTTCCTATTCCGATTAAAACAGTTATAGCCAACAAGATACTGTCGGCCGTTACCAGCGTACTTGTGGGCAAAAAAATTACAGACATGGAAACCTGTTACAAACTAATTGACCGCTCGTTGCTGCAAGACCTCCAACTAAAAGAAAACCGCTTTGGCTTTGAGCCGGAAATAACCTTAAAACTACTGCGTAAACGCCATATACGCTATGTCGAAGTTCCGGTCTCCTATAAAGCACGCAGCAAACACATGGGTAAAAAAATTGGACTGACAGATGGTCTAAGAGCCTTGTACTGTTTAATTCGTTATCGGCTATCATGA
- a CDS encoding oligosaccharide flippase family protein produces the protein MQRKFITNLALLLLLNLLIKPFWIFGIDRTVQNMIGAEGYGKYYALLNFSFLLNIILDAGITNYNNRNISQHQHLVSKHFSGIIMLRFLLAGAYVLISLILGMAIGYSKEDIHLLIILLANQFFISFILYLRSNLSGLHLFKQDSIVSVTDRFLMILICGYLICYNNGTYLNIENFVHAQSASYLITAVVAIVFLQGRISFQKLNWQPAFYIAILKKSLPFALLILLMTFYSRIDSIMLERLLPDGAFYAGVYAQAYRILDAVNMFGFLFASLLLPMFSHMIKKHLDIQPLTNLAFKLLMIPALTLAAIGLYFSNDIMNLLYHEHGALSAPVFTMLMFSFVCISTSYIFGTLLTANGSLQNLNLTALGGMILNISLNLFLIPQYKASGAAFAGLITQVIMALAQIILAVKILNWKPDWKLMGKLLLFFTLIALIANIAVRYYPDIKTILSIILLAPILAFSLGLLRISELKSIMKEQQ, from the coding sequence ATGCAAAGAAAGTTTATCACTAATCTGGCCTTACTTCTGCTGTTGAATCTACTCATCAAGCCATTCTGGATTTTTGGCATTGATCGCACTGTACAGAATATGATTGGCGCAGAAGGCTACGGGAAATATTATGCATTATTAAACTTTTCTTTTCTGTTAAACATCATTCTTGATGCAGGAATAACAAACTACAACAACAGAAACATCTCACAGCATCAGCATTTAGTATCCAAACATTTCTCCGGAATAATTATGCTTCGGTTTTTATTAGCCGGTGCATACGTATTAATAAGTCTGATTTTAGGAATGGCGATTGGTTATTCAAAAGAAGATATTCATTTATTAATAATACTTTTAGCCAATCAATTTTTCATTTCATTTATATTATACCTACGCTCAAACCTTTCAGGATTACATCTTTTTAAACAGGACAGCATTGTTTCTGTAACCGATCGTTTTTTAATGATACTTATTTGTGGCTATCTGATTTGTTATAACAATGGCACCTATTTAAATATTGAAAATTTTGTACATGCACAATCGGCATCTTATCTGATTACAGCCGTAGTTGCTATTGTTTTTTTACAAGGCAGAATCAGCTTTCAGAAATTAAACTGGCAACCTGCATTTTATATTGCTATACTTAAAAAATCGCTTCCTTTTGCTTTACTCATCTTGCTGATGACATTCTATAGCAGAATAGATTCTATAATGCTGGAAAGACTGTTGCCGGATGGGGCTTTTTATGCAGGTGTTTATGCACAGGCATACAGAATTTTAGATGCTGTAAACATGTTTGGATTTTTATTTGCCTCACTACTTTTACCTATGTTTTCGCACATGATAAAAAAACATCTAGATATTCAGCCGCTAACAAACCTTGCTTTTAAACTTTTAATGATTCCTGCATTGACTTTGGCTGCAATAGGACTGTATTTCAGTAATGACATTATGAACCTGCTTTATCATGAGCATGGTGCATTGTCGGCCCCTGTCTTCACAATGTTGATGTTTAGCTTTGTTTGTATTTCAACATCATACATTTTTGGAACGTTGCTTACTGCCAATGGAAGCTTACAAAACCTTAACCTTACTGCATTAGGTGGTATGATTTTGAATATTTCACTTAACTTGTTTTTAATTCCACAATACAAAGCTTCCGGTGCAGCATTTGCCGGCCTAATCACACAAGTAATTATGGCACTGGCACAAATAATTTTGGCTGTAAAAATCCTTAATTGGAAACCAGACTGGAAACTCATGGGCAAGTTGTTGCTGTTTTTTACGCTTATTGCCTTAATAGCAAATATTGCAGTCCGCTATTATCCGGATATTAAGACAATACTATCCATAATTCTACTGGCACCAATACTTGCATTTTCTTTAGGATTACTTCGTATTTCAGAGCTAAAATCAATTATGAAAGAGCAACAATAG
- a CDS encoding Wzz/FepE/Etk N-terminal domain-containing protein: MNNTPVFEENYASLSLIQLIKKWKRQLMIVAIISIVLSFIFTLPFFIPPMYKSTAILYPVNLSPYSTESSTEQLLQLLESDEIKMELIKDFQLYSHYEIDSTKKTALTTVFKQLAGNLSINKTDFESVKIEVMDTDPLQAKQMADSIIEKGNRLARKLYREKTMEAYVVAKSQFDLKKAELDSSDKLLTELRLKSGIIEFSQQTREISRAYYTSILNKSNNLRLEDMFLKLQQYGSDYVTLNEKNNYTRSVYNNYKQYVENAEKDLTKEISYSNVVTTPMIPDKKAYPVRSLIMLMFTASVVFLSFVVIIIYENSQEKKPQNT, translated from the coding sequence ATGAATAATACCCCTGTTTTCGAAGAAAACTATGCCTCATTAAGTCTGATTCAATTGATTAAAAAATGGAAAAGGCAATTGATGATTGTAGCAATAATATCTATTGTACTGTCATTTATTTTCACGCTGCCGTTTTTTATTCCTCCCATGTATAAATCAACTGCAATTTTATATCCGGTTAACCTGAGTCCTTACTCAACAGAGAGTTCAACGGAGCAGTTATTGCAATTGTTAGAGTCGGATGAAATAAAAATGGAGTTGATAAAAGATTTCCAACTTTATTCACATTATGAAATTGACTCGACAAAAAAAACTGCATTAACAACGGTTTTCAAACAGCTTGCCGGGAATTTAAGTATCAACAAAACAGACTTTGAGTCTGTGAAAATTGAAGTGATGGATACTGACCCACTTCAAGCCAAACAAATGGCTGATTCCATAATTGAAAAAGGAAACCGACTTGCAAGAAAACTGTACAGAGAAAAAACCATGGAGGCTTATGTTGTGGCAAAGTCTCAATTTGATTTGAAAAAAGCCGAGCTGGACTCTTCAGACAAATTACTGACGGAGCTACGACTAAAATCAGGCATCATAGAATTTTCACAGCAAACACGTGAAATTTCAAGAGCTTATTATACTTCCATTCTAAATAAAAGCAATAATTTAAGATTGGAAGATATGTTTCTGAAACTTCAACAATATGGATCTGATTATGTTACCCTAAATGAAAAAAACAACTATACCCGAAGTGTTTATAACAATTATAAGCAGTATGTTGAAAATGCAGAAAAAGACCTTACAAAAGAGATATCTTATTCTAACGTGGTAACAACACCAATGATTCCGGATAAAAAAGCCTATCCCGTTCGTAGTTTAATCATGTTGATGTTTACTGCCTCTGTTGTCTTCTTGTCTTTTGTAGTTATCATTATCTACGAAAATTCACAGGAAAAGAAACCACAAAATACTTAA
- a CDS encoding O-antigen ligase family protein: MQAIQQNSLRWFYGLTAVYMLMAVASLVTEFYWLLLLPAGILIGYSALYHLDKLFLFTAFCTPLAINLSKTDLGIGVSLPTEPILFGMMIIYLLSKFIDGRYEKSFIKHPITILILIHLAWMLVTSFTSSMFLVSIKHFVARLWFVVIGFMLATSIFKDEKKIRQFIWFYAVGMAITIIYTITRHSLNGFTQQSAHWVMTPFYNDHTEYAAVLALLLPPIFGLMLLKHKSFMYRFFALMISGLVIVAIVLSYTRATWLSLAVALVSMLAYVFRLKTWAVVAIIVSMVVGFQIFQSTVLYKFGKTKEYSQNDYRGHLKSMTNIKTDASNVERLNRWSCAWRMFLDKPVFGWGPGTYQFQYSVYQLQFEKTYISTNLGDKGNAHSEYLGPLSEQGLLGTLIFVALAVVVLYKASRVFLQSESNNIKVLALSMQVGLITYLVHGFLNNFLDKDKASIPFWAFVAAITVMDYYHNKKQISPSTERA, encoded by the coding sequence ATGCAAGCCATTCAGCAAAATTCGCTTCGATGGTTCTATGGCCTTACAGCGGTTTATATGCTTATGGCTGTGGCAAGCCTCGTTACGGAGTTCTATTGGCTTCTTCTTCTACCTGCAGGAATTCTTATCGGTTATTCTGCACTTTATCATCTCGATAAATTATTTCTTTTTACTGCGTTCTGTACACCCTTAGCAATTAATTTATCAAAAACAGATTTAGGTATTGGTGTCAGTTTGCCAACAGAGCCAATATTATTTGGTATGATGATAATATATCTTCTGTCTAAATTTATTGATGGCCGTTATGAAAAGTCCTTTATAAAACATCCGATAACAATTCTCATACTCATTCATCTTGCATGGATGCTGGTTACCAGCTTCACCAGCAGCATGTTTCTTGTATCAATAAAACATTTTGTTGCACGATTGTGGTTTGTTGTAATTGGTTTTATGCTTGCCACCTCCATTTTTAAAGACGAAAAAAAAATTCGTCAGTTTATATGGTTCTATGCCGTTGGAATGGCAATAACTATAATCTACACCATCACTCGTCATAGCTTAAATGGTTTTACTCAGCAATCTGCACACTGGGTGATGACACCATTTTACAATGACCACACAGAATATGCTGCTGTGCTTGCATTATTGTTACCTCCAATTTTTGGATTGATGCTGTTAAAGCATAAATCTTTTATGTACCGCTTCTTTGCATTGATGATTTCCGGTTTAGTTATTGTTGCAATAGTATTATCCTACACACGTGCTACCTGGCTCAGCCTGGCTGTGGCACTTGTCTCTATGCTTGCTTATGTATTCAGATTAAAAACATGGGCTGTTGTAGCAATTATAGTTTCAATGGTTGTAGGATTTCAGATTTTTCAGTCAACTGTTTTATACAAATTCGGAAAGACAAAAGAGTATTCACAGAATGACTATCGTGGCCACTTAAAATCCATGACGAATATAAAAACCGATGCCTCTAATGTGGAACGTCTAAACCGTTGGAGTTGCGCATGGCGAATGTTCTTAGACAAACCGGTCTTTGGATGGGGACCCGGCACCTATCAGTTTCAGTATTCTGTATATCAGCTTCAGTTTGAAAAAACTTATATTAGTACAAATCTGGGCGATAAAGGAAATGCACATAGCGAATATCTTGGCCCATTAAGCGAACAAGGTCTGTTGGGAACGCTAATTTTTGTTGCATTAGCTGTGGTAGTTCTTTACAAAGCATCAAGGGTCTTCTTGCAATCGGAATCTAACAACATTAAGGTGCTTGCACTATCTATGCAGGTTGGCTTAATCACCTATCTTGTTCATGGATTTTTAAATAATTTCTTAGATAAGGACAAAGCCTCTATTCCATTTTGGGCATTCGTAGCTGCCATTACAGTGATGGATTATTATCACAATAAAAAGCAAATAAGCCCTTCAACAGAGCGAGCGTAA
- a CDS encoding PP2C family protein-serine/threonine phosphatase: MEETTDKLTGDLQSKKVQLHWLLQITKAINYNLPAEQLYQIYETVLHDHLKAGKLSLFVNENGWKQVLSYGMKEELGRLQPELFLNEISFSKSKTVVTPQWLEKDESVIPVYHNEILLAYCIVGAIDPSQSISIKEVVPFIHTITNIIVVAIENKRLNKEAVAQAGFRKELELAAEMQEMLFPTGLCGNEYFEIATHYLPHQQVGGDYYDFISLSKHEHIFCMADVSGKGMAAALLMSNFQANLHALIKNRPVLTNLVAELNDCVSKTAKGEKFITFFIGLINFKEGKINYVNAGHNPPVLFSKNKTVLLDRGTTGLGMFDELPFINEGHVIINNGDSVFCYTDGITELENLKGDFYGMEALKLFIEENMNNSSLDGFHKKLIAHLDQFREGNSFSDDVTILSLRSLC; the protein is encoded by the coding sequence ATGGAAGAAACCACCGATAAACTTACTGGCGACCTTCAGTCAAAGAAAGTACAGTTGCATTGGCTTTTACAAATTACAAAAGCAATTAACTATAATCTTCCGGCAGAGCAATTGTATCAGATTTACGAAACAGTATTGCATGATCATTTAAAGGCAGGTAAACTTTCTTTGTTTGTCAATGAGAATGGTTGGAAGCAGGTTCTTTCCTATGGTATGAAAGAAGAACTCGGTCGTTTGCAGCCTGAGTTGTTTTTGAATGAAATATCATTTTCAAAATCAAAAACTGTTGTCACGCCACAGTGGCTAGAAAAAGATGAATCTGTTATTCCTGTTTACCACAATGAAATATTACTTGCGTATTGTATTGTTGGTGCTATAGATCCGAGTCAGTCAATTTCAATTAAGGAAGTTGTGCCTTTCATTCATACTATTACAAACATTATTGTGGTAGCTATTGAAAACAAACGTTTAAATAAAGAAGCTGTTGCACAGGCAGGTTTTCGTAAAGAACTTGAGCTGGCAGCAGAGATGCAGGAAATGCTGTTTCCTACCGGCCTATGTGGAAATGAATATTTCGAAATAGCAACACATTATCTTCCACATCAGCAAGTGGGAGGAGATTATTACGATTTTATTTCGCTCAGCAAACACGAGCATATTTTTTGCATGGCAGATGTTTCAGGAAAAGGAATGGCAGCAGCATTGCTAATGTCTAATTTTCAGGCAAACCTGCATGCGCTAATAAAAAACCGACCTGTGCTGACAAACTTAGTTGCAGAACTGAATGATTGTGTGAGTAAGACAGCTAAAGGAGAAAAGTTTATCACTTTTTTTATCGGACTGATCAATTTTAAAGAAGGCAAAATTAATTATGTAAATGCAGGTCACAATCCTCCGGTATTATTTAGTAAAAACAAGACTGTACTTTTAGATAGAGGCACAACAGGTTTAGGCATGTTTGATGAATTGCCATTTATAAATGAAGGCCATGTAATAATAAATAATGGTGATTCGGTTTTTTGTTATACCGATGGTATTACAGAGCTTGAAAATCTAAAAGGTGATTTTTACGGTATGGAAGCATTAAAATTATTTATAGAAGAGAATATGAATAATTCAAGCCTTGACGGTTTTCATAAAAAGTTGATTGCACATTTGGATCAGTTCAGAGAAGGAAATAGTTTTAGCGATGATGTTACCATCTTGTCATTACGCTCGCTCTGTTGA